The sequence atataaataaaatggACATTGGTGTGGGCATGTGAGGAGTTACAGTGAAAGAGGTTTGCAGTGGAGTAGAATTCCATGTGGAATTCTTTAGTCCTAAGCCGTGCCCTCCATATCTGTGCTGATACTTCTTAAATTGTCAGAGATGAGCCCCAAATGTAAAACTAGCAACAGAAAATGCCTTCTTTCactataaaaacacaaaaatgttaCAGATTTCAGATGTACAAATGCGTCCTAAAAAATAGTCCTTTGCAGGGGAGGGGGATCATTTCCTGCATAGATTTGCCTACCATTCTCAGATCTTCTTGATCATACAGCACACATCCAGAATTATTAGATTTCATGCAAAAAGAAACTCACCTCGTCTTCTGTAAGAGATGGGTCTTCTTCTCGAGATTTGTAAGACAATGAACTAAGCCTCTGAAAAAGACAAGAAGATAAGCCTTATTAGCAGTGACATATGCCCTTCCCCTAGGAATCAGTATATAATAAATAGTCATTTGCACATGCATGCGTTTCTATATTAGCTAAAACCCACATGGCAGTTTCAGAGATAAACAGCCTTAAGGTAAGTAGAGCTTTTAGATGCGGCAGAACTTTTGTTATGAGCCAGAGTGGCTTAATGGTGGGAGAAATGATTCAGACAATATGAACTCCAGTTCTACTAAAATTTTGAATTTTTATTGAAATATGAATATGTCAGCAGAAGTCCATGTATATACGCAATTAAAACCAAGCTGTTGGCTGATCAGAATATTTTTGTTTGGACTGACTTTCCCATGCTTTATTAACAATACCAGTATATCATCTGAATTCCATAACTGGGTAAATATATTCAatctagaaatatctgtaggttCAGTTCAGTTACTGAAGCCTACAAGATAACACCTGAGAACTGTGACACATACTTAGTTGTCCACTGCAGTTTATTTCACCCTAATTTAGGGCAGTTTTCTTTAGGATTTCTTTAGGCCTAAAAGTAAAACcaactgttaaaaaaaaagaggccTAAAAAGCACAACTAGTTAAAAGCTGttataaaagttaaaacagggAATGGGAtcaacatagtgtaaatttcagtACTTTGGGACAGGCAACGTATACTCAAAACTGAGCATTTTCTTTCTATTATAGgaaaaaaaacagcaacagaatcCGAGGGCTTCTCAACACAAGGAAAATGATCCCCTACCACATCTTAGCCTCATGGTGTATATACAtcggggggggggtgaggaatAGCTGGTGGGCAAAATCCCTAATTCCTCCAACGCCATGGATAAACTCTGATAGGTAGATGGAAGTACCCATCTGTCAGTTgcctgacatcataatgacaccAGTTGACAGACACCTGTCGAACTTCAAAGGAGGTCAACTGCTCAGTAACCTCCTTTGAAGATGTGCTttcactgccaatcagctgataagTGCTTGGAATATGCCTTCAAAGGGGCTTGCAGTAACTGCCAGTCGAGATTAGAAGTCAATTTCAAGGGAAGTGACTGGACTCAAACTGCTTCTTCCAAATGGAGCATTTCCCCCTCGGCAGACATCTGCAGCTGATCCCAGTGGGGCTTTCACGTGGCACCCATCAGCTGATCAATGCTGACAGAGAGCcccacttgcaaaggaacaattgggagctcactGTAACCTGCCGGTAGTTACTTTATAGCCGCATCTGTACTTGCCCTACATCTCACATGATATGTGGGGAACAGTCTCATGGGTGAGGTTCTCCATCACTGGTATACACTATagacttaggttgcaatcctatacattcttactttggagtaagtcccattgaattcaatgctatTCATTTCTGAGCAGGCATGCATAGGTTTACAATGTTAATCTGATTTAACAATTAGTCCCTTAGTCAGTTTTCTGAGGGGAAAACAGAATTATCTGCACCTTGCCAAACTGTAATTTTGAATATTTTGGGGGGGAACCCACAGTAGTTGAAGTTTATGGTACAGATATGTCCTTGTGGGTCATATTACATGAGCCTCTTCAAAGAGACACGTGTGTTACTGCTGTATGGAagtgaaacataggaagctgccttataccaggtcaatcTAGCTTGGTATTTAcagtgacttgcagcagctctccacagtttGAAACAGAAGTCTTTGCTGATCCTGCCTGGAGATGGCAGGCGCTGAATCTGGAACTTTTTTGCTGGCCAAGCATCTTCTCTACCACTGGGCCTCCCTAAGGATGAAGTTTCAGCCTTTTCTAATGGTAGTGCTTCGGctgcaaagatatttattaaTGAATAATAAACAGCTGGAATCATGGAAAGGGTCTTTTTAGTGATTGTGTTCagggtttggaactccctccaGTAAGGCTCACATTGTCCCCTTTAGTGCTAAAGGAAGGCTGGGGtgaggagcctcaggcccaggggcagaAGGCAGCCCTTCATGGTCTCTCTAGCCAGTCCTCAGGAATCTCCCTGGGCCATGCCCCACCCCTCACTGGGCTTTTGTCTAGTTCAGGGCTTCCCAAACTATGACCCATGGATGACCAGTAGTCtgcgagtttcattcaggtggtctaccGCATGTCTgcataaaataataatactgattattgtttcttttatttctgatacggtattgcaatttgaattcactGGAATAAACTATACAATAAAATGCGATAtcagaaataaatgaagcaataaaaatacaattaaaaatgataCAGAATCTAGGCCAGTGcaatacaattgctacaagaggcacaAAAATccctaagtggtccaccaagcaATTTCCAAGAggtctgggggggggaagcttgggaaccactggcctagttgtattgtgtccttgaactgtgataatgcctcttgcttcctggACAAATGATAGGCAGGTATGTGTGTATGaacagaaacctctggcttttgtgtggctagaatgtagTCTACTGTTCAGAGGTAAAAAACATATCCAGTGTtccacctgcttttgcctctggttctGCCCATCACTGTcacatggcccccagaaggttcctcATAAGGCAGTcagccttgggctgaaaaagggtcCCCGCTCTTGCATTAGCACCATGAGTTTTTAAGCCCtcttactgatttttttaaaactgctggaGACTGTCTGATCAAGTTGCTTTTAATTGCTGCTTGCATTTTCTATTTAGTCTGCTGGTTTTACTTTTTTTATTATAATTGagattgtgaggagctccaaactgggtgaatgggcagaaaaatggaaaatgcagccatccaatgaagctgaatgttggaagattcaggacagacaactaCTTCACACAGCAGCACATAGCTAAATTATGGAGGTTGCTCCCATAATATGTAGTAATGATAGCCATCAaactgaatggctttaaaagagaattagacaaatttatggaagatAGGGCTGTAACCTGGatactagacatgatggctacattctgcctccactgttgcagtatgcctctgaataccagttgttgggaatcacaattgGAGAggtctgttgcactcaggtcctgcttgtgggcttcccataggcatctggttggccacttttgTGGCGAGGCCAGGATTTTTGTTGATAGCTCCCACTTTTTGTGTTGCATGGCTGGCTGCTTTGAGTTGCTTCTGTTTTCAAAGattatttggaatgttttaaaaaagagaaatagacTAATTAACAATGGGCTGGCAAGCAATGCCTCTGCTGTAATAGAAACTgatgaaaaataataattcatgTAGATGTCTACAAACATTTTTAGGAATCATGATTTTTAATACTATTGAAATAACCACAAAATGCATACAATCCCCTGCACCCAACTAGCTATTACATCACTATTTCACactaatgtgtatgtgtgtgtgtacgtgcacaCACACTCTATGTAATCAGTTTTGAGTAAATGTCAGAAACTTAGTGAATGATCCTGTTTCCCAGTAACTCTTAAGATTTTAGAAGATCAGCAGAAAATACCAGGAAATTCTTACTACTTTTGGTACATGAACAAATGTCATCCTTATTtccattatttattaataaaggACAGCATTTGCCATATCATAAACATAGAGATCAGGAGCCAATCTCCACACAATGTTATTCACTTCTGTAATTGATTAAGTAGCATAATGTGTACCTTGTCAGGTTCACTAGGCCCTTCtgtcacttcctcctcctctttggctCCTTTCTCCTGCTCATTCTCATTTTCATCAAGGAGTTTCAATGGAACTGGAGGTGGAGCTTCATCTTCCAGGTCTGGAGTGTTGCTAAGAGGACTCTCTGAATTAACACTTTGGCGGCTTTTCTTATTTCTGTCAACAGAGGCATACTCAGCTGATTCAATTTTGCGCTCAAGAACATGATCTAGACTTCCGTTAACCATCATTGTAGCTTTTGGTTTGTTACCACAGCTCTTTTCTGTGTTGGCTGTTGCTCCGAGCTCCTTAATTTCCTTCACAGTTTCATACAAGCAGTCTTCAACTATGTTTTCTTGGGAGGTGCTATCTTTCAGCACTTCATAAGGCCCTTCCATTCCCAGACCTTGATCATTTTCTGGATTTCTTGTAGAGAGAATAGTTTCTATGGCATTGTTTGGAGGAATTCTGGGTAGCTCCCTGCTTTGATGACATTTTAAAGACCTTCCCTGACTGTCCTGTTGATCCAACAGATCAGTAGCAGAGGTTTGCACTTCTTCATAAGGCTGGATGCAAGCTGTTGTGCTATCTTCTGAGAGAACTAAGGGAAAATACACAAGCCTTTAACTATAATTTCACAACCATATAGGCAACATGAGTTTTCCATGCAAGCTCAAAATCTACCATCTACTGCAGAAACCAAAAATGCCAAACCTGGGGAAAGAAAACAACACCTCGTTGCAGGGAAAGCTTTACCCAGCAAGGTCCTCAGGTAGATTGGATTATATGTGCTTACCAGTGTTGGCTCGTGCCCATTGGTTAAGTGGAAGGGCAGTGAGACCAaaaggagccacagccaatgacaggctgagccaactaattctagttttgtccccatcctctgccTTGTGGAGTTCTACAAGGGAAaagctgagactaaggaggggaaagctgtcagcagcagcagccccttgTCTGGCTGGaagcaaggcaggcaggcaggcaggcaggcaggcagatgggggctggatGACAGGAGtccaaggttggtggggcagtgccccatttgcccttatggaccagcctccactggaaccTGCAATATTCTCCAGTCTGTTATTTAAGCTAAGTCAAGATGAAATCAATAACTATGTAGGATCCTCTCTTACTCCTACCACTAAATCACCCACAACAGAGTAAGCTCCTTAATAAGGATTATATAGAGAAAGTTTGATCTCTTTGAAGCATGTGTTAGATAATGTCTTGATTAACTAAAGGTGGTGATTTTCACGTCAAAAAGAACCCTCAGGGAAAGAGAGGAGGCAAGACTGAACACCCCTTCCTAGACATCTTAATCATCCTTAGTCTTTGCAATTTAGATACAGCATCACTTGGCAAGAAACGTGCATAAAATTGTCAAGAGACAATGGTTCGTTCATTACCTAGATAACGGAATTGTTGTCTTCAGATATTATAGAATTTCATTATTGTGACTTATATGCAACTATAATAACCTAGTTGGCCATGCTACTGCAATTAACTTTGGGTACCATTTGTATAGGGGTTCAGTTTTAGAAGCAATGACAGAGACTTCCCTCAGACAACCACCATAGCACTAGGCCCCGTCCTGCAGAGACTGAGCAAAAAATGTGCAAAGGACAGGAGAATTTTGATGCAGGGGTTAGCTTGTTCTTCTATTCCccccatagagctacagttcccagagttctctgtgaagagggactgactgttaaaccaccctggcaactgtagctctgtggagggaatagggtctcctaataactctcagcactcttcacagactacacttcccaggattcttggggggaagccatgactgtttaaagtggaataatagtggactaAATGTATGACACCAATGTGGCCCCAGGGTGTGGCATTCATTCACAACATTATTCATTACCACTGAATAGGGAAAGTCTCCTTCCACCAGAGATCTCCAATGACATTTAAGTGTTCAGCTTCTAGCAATGGCAATGCATCTTGAGAAGACACAAAGTAACTAAAGCATTACCAATGTACAGCTCTTTCAAAAAACAAAGCTCTCGACAAGCCTTGTGCATGCCGCTATTTTATTGTCTGCCAGCTgttcctcctttctttttctttaagcTATCCTGTGCCTTTAAAATTTAACAGAGGGAATGCTGTCCAGTATGCTGGGCTGTAGAAAacacaagaatgtgtttatttttagtttCTAGTGAATAAAAGCTTTCAGCATTTCTTTTTAAGTTAGAGTCATTTCAAATGTTAAGCCAGGCAGGAAGACTCACTCACTTTTCTACTACTTTCACAGTGATTGAACTGAATCATTCAGAATTTTTATAGCTATCCAGTTTACCAAGAATATAAATATGTTCCTTTTACCTTAGGACACCATCGCACATTATAACTTAGTGGTATGATTCACAGACTAAAATATAAGAGCATTAGTGTAAAGAGGGACATTTCTTATCTTAAAACATATGCAGTAAATGTACTAATTTTAGAAAGCATATGACAAATTACTATAACTGCCaatgaaatgcacacaaaaagaaCACATTGCCCTGAAAATTGTTTTCCATACACAATCAAACTCCCTTTCTGTTTAAAcactgtttattcatttatttgtttcaaCTCTCTGCACATCTCTCCTGGCTAATTCATATTAACGACTGGATGAGTGAAGCACCAAGTGATAACCTAAATAAATGAATGAGCCATCACAGCCTGGACAACACAGACAGAGCTTTTATGTCATCTCACATAATCTCAAACACAAAATGGTCCCAGTTCACATAGGTCGTCACAAGTTATCGAGTGCTGAAATAGTAAGAAATCAAGTCTTACCATCACCATTACTAAGTCCTCCATTGTGTTCACTGCTGGCAAGTGGATCTGTAGCCAGACTTGTGATGGAATGGCTAAATGCCTCCTTATCTGAAGGCTGCAAAGCAAAACGTATGGATTAACGTATCATTTGAACAGGCAATGGCATGAATTATTATTCTGTAATAACTGTTGTGGAATAAGTTCTGATGTCAGGATTAGTCCATGCCTAACTATTATACAATTAAGCAGCCTCACTCAAACAGCAGAAGCAATGCCCAAATTAAAGGATGGTTCTTTATGGTTTGTGAGGAACTAGCTCTTATTAAAAACTTTCTCTCAGAAGTCAGCTTATTAACTATATTGGCTGAGAACTATAAAATTCTAGAGAGAGGATTTTGGATAGAAGAAACTAAAATAGCACCATGCACCTTGGATAACAACTGACACCCCCCCCAAGACCTATACTAAGGTCTCTAATAAAGTGGACCAAAAAGGGgaatacagaaacaaaagaaaagtaagaaaagtaaaaatataaaaaagggGAAGTACATTGCTGCCGGAAAAAACATCTAGATAGGCTGGTTAAACTGTTAGACAGTCACTCAAACCCTGATCCTAACAAGACAGCACAGAAAGTTtctaaggaaaaaaagaaaagggaaacagGATTAAACAATGTTGCCAATCGGCAACCCAGATAGATAAGAAAGAAAATGGGGAAGAACGCCAAATAGAAAATAAAGCAGCCAAGGCAATTAACATGGAAGAACAGCAGGACCCATGGGCAAATGTACTCAGCACCAATGTGGGAAAGACAAATGATGGTCCTTGTAACACCACGTTGGGCTCTATACCCCATTATATGGAGCCACAGCTGGATACCAACATGAGTAATGGTTGGAATTTAGTGATGATCCCACAAAAGCTGACATTTGTCAATTATCCCAAACCTAAGGGCTTTCTGACACAGCCAGAGCAGATATTACACCTTTTGCATATTCTAAACAGAGTTTTGGCAGGAGCACTGAGTTCCAAGGACACAGCCTTTGTTGAATATTTGTATTACGATGGAACTAGTGTTTGGACTAT is a genomic window of Rhineura floridana isolate rRhiFlo1 chromosome 1, rRhiFlo1.hap2, whole genome shotgun sequence containing:
- the PAG1 gene encoding phosphoprotein associated with glycosphingolipid-enriched microdomains 1 isoform X1, which produces MGPDGGFLSTGLLHIIIWGSLAAMTMLLVFSFLLFLCSSCDRYRQCPPRWEAREKTPKQQNGDHENLMNVPSDKEAFSHSITSLATDPLASSEHNGGLSNGDVLSEDSTTACIQPYEEVQTSATDLLDQQDSQGRSLKCHQSRELPRIPPNNAIETILSTRNPENDQGLGMEGPYEVLKDSTSQENIVEDCLYETVKEIKELGATANTEKSCGNKPKATMMVNGSLDHVLERKIESAEYASVDRNKKSRQSVNSESPLSNTPDLEDEAPPPVPLKLLDENENEQEKGAKEEEEVTEGPSEPDKRLSSLSYKSREEDPSLTEDEISAMYSSVNKPGQATRELESTYTCIPEIVPQKSPSICSGLYANVKDLENTPNLTAMPQSTDRLNGDLEPDYAAIQTINREEDRNVLVPNSQSVLPQENDYESIGDLQQNKDITRL
- the PAG1 gene encoding phosphoprotein associated with glycosphingolipid-enriched microdomains 1 isoform X3; protein product: MNVPSDKEAFSHSITSLATDPLASSEHNGGLSNGDVLSEDSTTACIQPYEEVQTSATDLLDQQDSQGRSLKCHQSRELPRIPPNNAIETILSTRNPENDQGLGMEGPYEVLKDSTSQENIVEDCLYETVKEIKELGATANTEKSCGNKPKATMMVNGSLDHVLERKIESAEYASVDRNKKSRQSVNSESPLSNTPDLEDEAPPPVPLKLLDENENEQEKGAKEEEEVTEGPSEPDKRLSSLSYKSREEDPSLTEDEISAMYSSVNKPGQATRELESTYTCIPEIVPQKSPSICSGLYANVKDLENTPNLTAMPQSTDRLNGDLEPDYAAIQTINREEDRNVLVPNSQSVLPQENDYESIGDLQQNKDITRL
- the PAG1 gene encoding phosphoprotein associated with glycosphingolipid-enriched microdomains 1 isoform X2, giving the protein MGPDGGFLSTGLLHIIIWGSLAAMTMLLVFSFLLFLCSSCDREKTPKQQNGDHENLMNVPSDKEAFSHSITSLATDPLASSEHNGGLSNGDVLSEDSTTACIQPYEEVQTSATDLLDQQDSQGRSLKCHQSRELPRIPPNNAIETILSTRNPENDQGLGMEGPYEVLKDSTSQENIVEDCLYETVKEIKELGATANTEKSCGNKPKATMMVNGSLDHVLERKIESAEYASVDRNKKSRQSVNSESPLSNTPDLEDEAPPPVPLKLLDENENEQEKGAKEEEEVTEGPSEPDKRLSSLSYKSREEDPSLTEDEISAMYSSVNKPGQATRELESTYTCIPEIVPQKSPSICSGLYANVKDLENTPNLTAMPQSTDRLNGDLEPDYAAIQTINREEDRNVLVPNSQSVLPQENDYESIGDLQQNKDITRL